In a genomic window of Siniperca chuatsi isolate FFG_IHB_CAS linkage group LG1, ASM2008510v1, whole genome shotgun sequence:
- the LOC122880396 gene encoding AKT-interacting protein isoform X1 encodes MNLNPFWSMSANTSRKQRSDNEDQSGHGEQRASPARLPFGKKQLPPIPKNAAPITKPASTGTPVQSANGTHASYGPFYLEYSLLAEFTLVIKQKLPGIYVQPSYKSALMWFGVIFIRHGLYQDGVFKFTVYIPDNYPDGECPKLVFDIPVFHPLVDPVSGELDVRRAFTKWRRNHNHIWQVLMYARTIFYKINTTEPLNPEAAVLYEKDVQLFKSKVVDSVKLCNSHLFDQPKIDDPYAISFSPWNPAVHEEAKERMFTYKRRPEDHHKGTQVSGLSWVKPGSTQPFSKDDSLPQS; translated from the exons ATGAACCTAAACCCCTTCTGGAGCATGTCTGCCAATACAAGTCGTAAG CAGAGATCTGACAACGAGGACCAGAGTGGGCACGGGGAGCAGAGAGCCAGCCCAGCCCGGCTGCCCTTTGGCAAAAAGCAGCTTCCACCCATTCCTAAGAATGCAGCTCCCATTACCAAGCCTGCATCAACGGGCACCCCAGTCCAGTCGGCCAATGGCACACACGCCTCCTACGGCCCCTTTTACTTGGAGTATTCTCTGCTGGCTGAGTT CACACTAGTGATTAAGCAGAAGCTCCCTGGAATTTATGTCCAGCCATCCTACAAATCGGCACTAA TGTGGTTTGGGGTCATATTCATCAGACATGGCTTGTACCAGGATGGAGTCTTCAAATTCACCGTGTATATTCCAGATAACTATCCAGATGGAGAGTGTCCT AAATTAGTATTTGACATCCCAGTCTTCCATCCTCTTGTTGACCCTGTGTCAGGAGAGCTTGATGTCAGAAGAGCTTTCACCAAATGGAG acGGAATCACAACCACATCTGGCAAGTTCTGATGTACGCACGTACAATTTTCTACAAGATCAATACCACGGAACCACTCAACCCTGAGGctgctgtgct aTATGAAAAGGATGTACAGTTATTCAAAAGCAAAGTGGTGGATAGTGTAAAACTATGCAACAGTCATCTTTTTGACCAACCCAAGATAGACGATCCCTACGCAATAAG TTTTTCCCCATGGAACCCAGCTGTTCATGAGGAAGCAAAAGAGCGGATGTTCACATACAAA AGACGACCTGAGGATCACCACAAGGGAACGCAGGTGTCAGGGCTGTCTTGGGTGAAGCCTGGTTCGACGCAGCCCTTCAGCAAAGATGACAGTCTTCCCCAGAGCTGA
- the LOC122880396 gene encoding AKT-interacting protein isoform X2 has protein sequence MNLNPFWSMSANTSRKRSDNEDQSGHGEQRASPARLPFGKKQLPPIPKNAAPITKPASTGTPVQSANGTHASYGPFYLEYSLLAEFTLVIKQKLPGIYVQPSYKSALMWFGVIFIRHGLYQDGVFKFTVYIPDNYPDGECPKLVFDIPVFHPLVDPVSGELDVRRAFTKWRRNHNHIWQVLMYARTIFYKINTTEPLNPEAAVLYEKDVQLFKSKVVDSVKLCNSHLFDQPKIDDPYAISFSPWNPAVHEEAKERMFTYKRRPEDHHKGTQVSGLSWVKPGSTQPFSKDDSLPQS, from the exons ATGAACCTAAACCCCTTCTGGAGCATGTCTGCCAATACAAGTCGTAAG AGATCTGACAACGAGGACCAGAGTGGGCACGGGGAGCAGAGAGCCAGCCCAGCCCGGCTGCCCTTTGGCAAAAAGCAGCTTCCACCCATTCCTAAGAATGCAGCTCCCATTACCAAGCCTGCATCAACGGGCACCCCAGTCCAGTCGGCCAATGGCACACACGCCTCCTACGGCCCCTTTTACTTGGAGTATTCTCTGCTGGCTGAGTT CACACTAGTGATTAAGCAGAAGCTCCCTGGAATTTATGTCCAGCCATCCTACAAATCGGCACTAA TGTGGTTTGGGGTCATATTCATCAGACATGGCTTGTACCAGGATGGAGTCTTCAAATTCACCGTGTATATTCCAGATAACTATCCAGATGGAGAGTGTCCT AAATTAGTATTTGACATCCCAGTCTTCCATCCTCTTGTTGACCCTGTGTCAGGAGAGCTTGATGTCAGAAGAGCTTTCACCAAATGGAG acGGAATCACAACCACATCTGGCAAGTTCTGATGTACGCACGTACAATTTTCTACAAGATCAATACCACGGAACCACTCAACCCTGAGGctgctgtgct aTATGAAAAGGATGTACAGTTATTCAAAAGCAAAGTGGTGGATAGTGTAAAACTATGCAACAGTCATCTTTTTGACCAACCCAAGATAGACGATCCCTACGCAATAAG TTTTTCCCCATGGAACCCAGCTGTTCATGAGGAAGCAAAAGAGCGGATGTTCACATACAAA AGACGACCTGAGGATCACCACAAGGGAACGCAGGTGTCAGGGCTGTCTTGGGTGAAGCCTGGTTCGACGCAGCCCTTCAGCAAAGATGACAGTCTTCCCCAGAGCTGA